One window from the genome of Paracoccus zhejiangensis encodes:
- a CDS encoding TRAP transporter large permease, protein MPIALSSITGLLLLLIGVPVGLALVAIPMIYMFADPAITTPMLVLPQRMFGAMDSFPLMAVPFFVLVGQVMNTGGITTRIFEFANALVGHFRGGLAQVNIVASLLMSGMSGSAVADASGLGQVEIEVMTREGYDPGFSAAVTAASATVGPIVPPSIPLVIVGAITNTSISQLLVAGLLPGILMTVAMCLLVAWIGRRDNLPTRPRASLRHLAVTFGRSAPALFAPVLLIGGILFGVFTPTEASAVAAIYAILIAMFWYRDLTLTQLYRVLWSSAMAVGAIFFIIACAATVSWLLTWLGVPQNLAQSLSGVAESPTLLMLAIIGFLMIVGCFLESNAALILVAPLLMPIGLSAGFDPVHLGTVMVLTLMLGLITPPVGMNMFIVMGIAKISLSTYIRATIPFFLILVLATLIVAFVPWFSLAVPQALLR, encoded by the coding sequence ATGCCAATCGCCCTTTCATCCATCACAGGCTTGCTTTTGCTGCTGATCGGGGTGCCGGTCGGTCTTGCCCTTGTCGCCATTCCGATGATCTACATGTTCGCCGATCCGGCGATCACGACACCGATGCTGGTTCTGCCCCAGCGCATGTTCGGAGCGATGGACAGCTTTCCGCTGATGGCGGTACCGTTCTTCGTGCTGGTCGGTCAGGTCATGAATACTGGCGGTATCACCACCCGCATCTTTGAGTTCGCGAACGCGCTGGTCGGGCATTTCCGCGGCGGTCTGGCGCAGGTCAATATCGTCGCCAGCCTGCTGATGTCGGGCATGTCCGGCTCTGCCGTGGCAGATGCCTCTGGGCTGGGTCAGGTCGAAATCGAGGTCATGACGCGGGAGGGTTATGATCCGGGCTTCTCGGCCGCCGTCACGGCCGCCTCGGCCACGGTCGGCCCCATCGTCCCGCCTAGCATCCCACTGGTCATCGTCGGCGCCATCACCAATACCTCGATCTCGCAATTGCTGGTCGCCGGCCTGTTGCCCGGGATCCTGATGACGGTTGCCATGTGCCTGCTGGTCGCCTGGATCGGGCGCCGCGACAACCTGCCCACCCGACCGCGCGCCTCGCTGCGACATCTTGCCGTTACCTTCGGGCGGTCGGCGCCGGCGCTGTTCGCGCCCGTTCTGCTGATCGGCGGCATCTTGTTCGGCGTCTTTACCCCGACCGAGGCATCCGCGGTCGCCGCCATCTATGCGATCCTGATCGCGATGTTCTGGTATCGCGACCTGACGCTGACCCAGCTTTACCGCGTTCTTTGGTCCAGTGCGATGGCCGTCGGGGCGATCTTCTTCATCATCGCCTGTGCGGCCACCGTGTCCTGGCTGCTGACCTGGCTGGGCGTCCCCCAGAACCTGGCGCAGAGCCTGTCAGGTGTGGCCGAGTCCCCGACCTTGCTGATGCTGGCCATCATCGGCTTTCTGATGATCGTCGGCTGCTTCCTGGAAAGCAACGCCGCGCTGATCCTGGTGGCGCCGCTGCTGATGCCCATCGGGCTGAGTGCCGGGTTCGATCCGGTGCATCTGGGCACGGTCATGGTGCTGACGCTGATGCTGGGACTGATAACGCCGCCTGTCGGCATGAACATGTTCATCGTCATGGGCATCGCCAAGATTTCGCTGTCGACCTACATCCGCGCGACCATCCCGTTCTTCCTGATCCTCGTGCTGGCAACGCTGATCGTCGCCTTTGTGCCGTGGTTCTCGCTGGCCGTCCCGCAAGCCCTGCTGCGCTAG
- a CDS encoding TRAP transporter small permease yields the protein MSLINRIDRLFVHGLAALCAVLFVVMIVAVFGQVVMRYVFSTPLSWSEELARYSMIWQAMFAAALCSRAGQHLALLSTDALPETIRGFARPASAIAICVLLLVLLWHSYDLASRALRQTTPGLGLSMGWVYASLPVGFALMIVGQFLGIFAGPMPMQQEPDNSDLQDILDLHS from the coding sequence ATGTCCCTGATTAACAGGATCGACCGGCTGTTCGTCCATGGACTTGCTGCCCTCTGCGCCGTCCTCTTCGTCGTGATGATCGTCGCTGTCTTCGGGCAGGTGGTCATGCGCTATGTCTTCTCAACCCCCTTGTCATGGTCTGAGGAGCTGGCGCGCTATTCGATGATCTGGCAGGCGATGTTCGCAGCAGCCCTCTGTTCGCGTGCCGGGCAGCATCTGGCCCTGCTGAGCACCGACGCGCTACCCGAGACCATCCGCGGATTTGCCCGCCCAGCCAGCGCCATCGCAATTTGTGTCCTGCTGCTAGTCCTTCTTTGGCACTCTTACGACCTGGCCAGCCGGGCGCTTCGCCAGACGACGCCGGGCCTCGGTCTCTCGATGGGCTGGGTCTATGCCTCGTTGCCGGTGGGCTTTGCCCTGATGATCGTGGGGCAATTTCTGGGCATCTTCGCCGGCCCCATGCCGATGCAGCAAGAGCCCGACAATTCTGACCTGCAAGACATCTTGGACCTTCATTCCTGA
- a CDS encoding TRAP transporter substrate-binding protein, protein MKRLGLTMLSAAVAGAMMVIPAAAETTFKLGAVGSPGTPEVDAAMRFAELVEEKSAGNYRIDVLHSGQAGGEREIAEGLQFGTSDFAVIGGIVQNFDPALMIVEWDLLFKNNDHVRDVMNGPIGDDISARLQQNLGARKIATFMRSPRLLTTNAEVVELNDIAGMKIRVPEMPARIALWKALGAQPTPMAFPEVVPALELGTIDGQENPIGLITSTGIDEAVDYLADTKHLYGFMLLLASENAWGRIPEEDQALFEQAAAEAAVYNDELVEASVKTGMDEAASKMTVTEPVMDDWRAATANVYEQFSDAEGFTELYTRIVEAGERY, encoded by the coding sequence ATGAAGAGACTTGGTCTTACGATGCTGTCGGCTGCCGTTGCGGGGGCCATGATGGTGATTCCCGCCGCCGCCGAGACCACATTCAAACTGGGCGCGGTCGGATCACCCGGCACGCCCGAGGTCGACGCGGCCATGCGCTTTGCCGAACTGGTCGAAGAGAAGAGTGCCGGGAATTACCGCATTGACGTGCTGCATTCCGGGCAGGCGGGCGGTGAACGCGAGATCGCCGAAGGGCTGCAATTCGGCACGTCCGATTTCGCGGTGATCGGCGGGATCGTGCAGAATTTCGACCCGGCGCTGATGATCGTCGAATGGGACCTGCTGTTCAAGAATAACGACCATGTGCGGGATGTCATGAACGGGCCCATCGGCGACGATATCTCGGCACGGCTTCAGCAGAACCTTGGTGCACGCAAGATTGCCACCTTCATGCGCTCGCCTCGTCTGCTGACCACCAATGCCGAGGTCGTTGAGCTGAACGACATCGCTGGCATGAAGATCCGGGTTCCGGAAATGCCGGCACGGATTGCGCTGTGGAAAGCCTTGGGCGCACAGCCCACACCGATGGCCTTCCCCGAGGTCGTACCCGCGCTGGAACTGGGAACCATCGACGGACAGGAAAATCCGATCGGTCTGATCACCTCGACCGGAATCGACGAGGCGGTTGATTACCTGGCCGATACCAAGCACCTTTACGGCTTCATGCTGCTTCTGGCCTCGGAAAATGCTTGGGGACGCATCCCCGAGGAAGATCAGGCCCTGTTCGAGCAAGCCGCTGCGGAAGCCGCCGTCTATAATGACGAGTTGGTCGAGGCATCGGTCAAAACCGGCATGGATGAAGCGGCCTCCAAGATGACGGTCACTGAACCCGTTATGGACGACTGGCGCGCCGCGACCGCCAATGTCTACGAACAGTTCAGCGATGCCGAGGGGTTCACCGAACTCTACACGCGGATCGTCGAAGCAGGCGAGAGATACTGA